The Terriglobus roseus sequence GTATCCAGCAGGGATGCCCCACATGCCACGGCGAAGGTACCGTGACACGCCGCGACTCGCTTGAGTTCCGTATCAAGCCCGGCACGCGCGACGGTCAGCGCATCCGTTTGGCAGGCAAGGGCAATGCCGGCAGTATGGGCGCGCCCGCCGGTGACCTGTACCTCATCATCAAGGCGGGATCGCATCCCGTCTTCACGCGAACGGCTGACGACATCCGTGTGACGGTGCCCGTCATGGCCTTCGAAGCGGCGCTTGGGACGAAGATCGACGTACCTACTATCGACGGTCGTGCGCAGTTGAAGATCCCGCCTGGCACACAGACCGGGCAGAAGCTGCGCCTGCGTGAGAAGGGTGTCCCTTCGGCTGCAACGGAAGGTCTGCGTGGCGACCAGATCGTCGAAGTGCAGATCGTTGTGCCGAAGATCCAGGATGAGCGTTCGAAGGAGATTCTGCGCGAGTTGGCGAAGCTGAATCCGGAAGACCCACGCGAAGCGATGTTCTCGAGGGTCTAGCAAGGCAGGGTGCCCGATTCCTGCGCAAGGTTCGCGCAGGAATCGGGCACCCTATCTGTTGCTATTGCTTTGCTTCGATCTCGGCGCCCGTCGTGGTATCGCGGTTGCCGTTGGCCGCGGGCAGGCCGAGGTGATTCACCGCTGCAGCGAACTGTTGTGAGAAGTTCGGAGCGAGCCCGACCGCGCGCGCACCCAGCCATGCCTGCGGCGTAATGGTGATCTCCGCCTTACCGGCGACGGTGGCTGCAAAGATCTTGCGAGCTGCGGCGCGCGCACTGATAGAGACCAATGGAGCCTCTGCTCCAAATTTGAACCACGCATATTCTTTCTCCGCATTGCCGGCGAACTTGACCCCGCTCTCGGCACCCGTGCGCATCAGACCCGGGCAGACTGTCGTAACGCGGATGCCTTTGTGCCGCAGCTCGGCATGAAGACCTTCGCTGAAGCCCACCAGCGCAAACTTGCTGGCAACATAGGGCAGCATGTGCGGCACGGCGATCTTGCCGCCTACGCTGGCAATGTTCACAATGTTGCCCGAACCACGCTGCAGCATGTGCGGCACCACCGCCTGGATGGCATAGAGGGCGCCGAAGAAGTTGATGTCCATCGCCTTGTGGAAGGCCTCGGTGGTCATATCCTCAAAGGGCGCAACCTGCATGACAGCGGCACAATTTATCAGCACATCCACGCGACCGAAGCGTTCCATTGCGCTTGCGATGGCGCGCTCGCAGTCTTCCTGCCTGGAGACGTCTGCGACGACAATGTGGGCTGCAGCGCCATTGGGGATAGCACCCTCCGCCTGCAGTTTGCCCAGCGCATTGCGCAGTTCCTCTTCGTTGCGTGAAACCAGGACAAGGTGTCCGCCGCCGAGACCGAACTGCCTCGCGATCTCCAGTCCCAGGCCTCGGCTACCGCCCATCAC is a genomic window containing:
- a CDS encoding SDR family NAD(P)-dependent oxidoreductase, which codes for MIAKVLTLGTKATWWAAKRTARGYRTETSIALGLLGAAITANEAYKAKQRATAMCGKIVVVMGGSRGLGLEIARQFGLGGGHLVLVSRNEEELRNALGKLQAEGAIPNGAAAHIVVADVSRQEDCERAIASAMERFGRVDVLINCAAVMQVAPFEDMTTEAFHKAMDINFFGALYAIQAVVPHMLQRGSGNIVNIASVGGKIAVPHMLPYVASKFALVGFSEGLHAELRHKGIRVTTVCPGLMRTGAESGVKFAGNAEKEYAWFKFGAEAPLVSISARAAARKIFAATVAGKAEITITPQAWLGARAVGLAPNFSQQFAAAVNHLGLPAANGNRDTTTGAEIEAKQ